The Miscanthus floridulus cultivar M001 chromosome 7, ASM1932011v1, whole genome shotgun sequence genome includes a region encoding these proteins:
- the LOC136467391 gene encoding uncharacterized protein isoform X1 — protein MSGREVREYTNLSDPKDRKFGKGKDKIDDEDITFQRMVAKMQEVAGERGGYLHGRGALDSDDLLYLKEQMEAEEDAERLLRRTEKRAFAAFKKAAILADSTPAVPVALRVEPKPKSDIRQQDLLKNIVGIKPKRPKVSSPSQPTDSNKLKHGEEDSVSELSSSQNQSGLLVGEKGSSHGTVNPDHTAPRLEKTREVKQQNTAGSLLGLAYESSDEE, from the exons ATGTCCGGGCGCGAGGTCCGCGAGTACACCAATCTCAGCGACCCCAAAG ACAGGAAGTTTGGGAAAGGGAAGGACAAGATCGACGATGaggacatcaccttccagcgcatggttGCAAAG ATGCAAGAGGTTGCTGGTGAGAGGGGAGGCTACCTTCATGGGCGAGGAG CATTGGACAGCGATGATTTGCTTTACCTGAAAGAGCAAATGGAAGCCGAGGAAGATGCCGAGCGTCTTCTTCGTCGTACTGAGAAGCGGGCATTTGCTGCTTTTAAG AAAGCAGCAATTTTAGCTGATTCTACACCTGCTGTCCCTGTGGCTCTTCGTGTTGAACCTAAACCTAAAAGTGATATAAG GCAACAAGATCTTTTGAAGAACATTGTTGGGATCAAACCAAAGCGACCAAAAGTTAGCAGCCCTTCACAGCCAACAGATAGCAATAAGCTTAAGCATGGGGAAGAAGATTCTGTCAGCGAGTTGTCTTCATCGCAGAATCAGTCGGGACTACTTGTGGGCGAGAAGGGATCATCTCATGGGACTGTGAATCCTGACCACACAGCGCCAAGGCTTGAAAAAACAAGAGAGGTGAAGCAACAGAACACAGCTGGAAGTTTGCTTGGTTTAGCCTACGAGAGTTCGGACGAAGAATAG
- the LOC136467390 gene encoding uncharacterized protein — translation MNSKRRRSHSPVEYKEGRDKDYETSGRKDNSRDLDDTCDARRGHESGRHSDKHSYGTSRESKRHDDYRRYHDKYGDDYGRSHQRASRSDRESRVDTYYDRSKHDSTSGRSRGDQRDVGRYGEKSANRDQRSINEGKQESPRGYQKNDGGEYNKYTDARKQEYRGYGDDRDHHRVIRKNKETIKEDEVLKRRNGKEIEKEALVETREKKSLFSSTGPNVDNPGDTKPSSATNEVLDNSAGTVDGVNAAKVAAMKAAELVNRNIAAFGPGTGRLSTDQKKKLLWGNKKSNPSEETSKRWELFSDRERQEKFNKLMGVKSSAPVQENMVENKAGSSAEEAKKLEELDTNLEKHYIAGLRRRDGRTVGLGL, via the exons ATGAATTCTAAGCGTAGGAGGAGTCATAGCCCAGTTGAATACAAGGAAGGTCGTGACAAAGATTATGAGACTTCTGGAAGGAAGGATAACTCAAGAGATCTAGATGACACATGTGATGCTAGAAGAGGTCATGAATCGGGTAGGCACTCTGATAAGCATTCCTATGGAACATCACGTGAATCCAAGAGGCATGATGACTATAGGAGGTACCATGATAAGTACGGTGATGATTATGGTAGAAGCCATCAAAGAGCCTCTCGGTCAGACCGGGAATCAAGGGTTGATACTTATTATGATCGCTCAAAACATGATAGCACATCTGGTAGATCACGTGGTGACCAGCGAGATGTTGGCAGATATGGAGAAAAATCTGCCAATCGAGATCAGAGGAGTATAAATGAAGGAAAGCAGGAGTCCCCTCGTGGCTATCAAAAGAATGATGGTGGAGAATACAATAAATATACAGATGCAAGAAAGCAAGAGTACAGAGGTTATGGAGATGATAGAGATCATCACAGGGTTATtcgtaagaacaaggaaaccatCAAAGAGGACGAGGTCCTGAAGAGGAGAAATGGAAAGGAAATTGAGAAAGAAGCTTTGGTGGAAACTAGGGAGAAGAAAAGTTTATTCAGCTCTACTGGGCCAAATGTTGATAATCCAGGGG ATACCAAACCATCCTCAGCCACAAATGAAGTCTTGGATAACTCTGCAGGAACCGTAGATGGTGTGAATGCAGCTAAAGTTGCAGCTATGAAAGCTGCTGAATTAG TGAATAGGAACATTGCAGCATTTGGTCCTGGAACTGGGCGCCTATCCACTGATCAGAAGAAAAAGCTTCTTTGGGGTAACAAAAAGAGTAATCCTTCGGAGGAG ACAAGTAAACGTTGGGAGTTGTTTTCTGATCGCGAGCGCCAAGAGAAATTTAACAAACTCATG GGTGTGAAGAGCAGTGCCCCAGTTCAGGAAAACATGGTCGAGAACAAGGCCGGGAGCTCGGCGGAAGAAGCCAAGAAGCTGGAGGAGCTCGACACCAACCTGGAGAAGCATTACATAGCAGGCCTCCGCAGGAGAGATGGCAGGACAGTCGGCCTTGGCCTCTAG
- the LOC136463912 gene encoding uncharacterized protein At1g65710-like: MGLCFSKKKPPAKPGKIAVVVSDDKTKKPAPQQQQPKRTAGEASATANKAAVFVVRPGSSAKDAAAAPGEDPKKKRSSGSQEPAAPKQLPVVLVPSAPVRTSSCTKEEVDAILIQCGRLSRSSSGAGRAASSGEEGDGGGGHRRRRSGSKRSYDFDQEARDEECDWDRQGGAAAVSRPSPHRGSPQRKRSGSRERSGGGSGSRRASRSPGRRADGAAASVATAGSGCGDRTRQQPGKMVSVPAREKGHAPSPAAASGKRCASPRSSSPARMAAGNENAGGGPAAGPTPVLSRSSSRKNEQSPYRRNPMAELDENSLRNNSNHSAKPQKKSTETAVAATPKKATGRGKEPTAVPSSCSGKEKPEITEDAAVAVAASETRAHSSKTNATCTVSIVAESLTIQRPGAQPGCRSRRASRDFDQNPGSYTTQLLEDIHNYHQQSTSAAPSAATPATPSFSLPACVAKACSIVEAVADLNSSSSENRTYEYEPGHSADDKGSVNAPVGSDDFVEPSAARKHLLPVRDVRAETEPQESAGSNSVSGHPWTPSWEPTSVESSDRTWSTGDEVVEQSGSHGGRCIPMNRPRQSKQRQCQLEPSCRSRAGYGKGNGQYRERSAHRGSGSVASGRSGVRVVSANS; this comes from the exons ATGGGCCTCTGCTTCAGCAAGAAGAAGCCACCGGCCAAGCCCGGAAAGATCGCCGTAGTGGTGTCCGACGACAAGACCAAGAAGCcggcgccgcagcagcagcagcccaagaGGACGGCGGGGGAGGCCTCGGCGACGGCGAACAAGGCGGCGGTGTTCGTCGTGAGGCCGGGGTCGTCGGCCAAGGACGCCGCCGCGGCGCCCGGGGAGGATCCGAAGAAGAAGCGGTCGTCGGGGTCGCAAGAGCCGGCGGCGCCGAAGCAGCTGCCGGTGGTGCTGGTGCCCTCGGCGCCGGTGCGCACCTCCAGCTGCACCAAGGAGGAGGTGGACGCGATCCTGATCCAGTGCGGCCGGCTCAGCAGGAGCTCGTCCGGGGCCGGAAGGGCGGCGTCATCCGGAGAGGagggagacggcggcggcggacacCGCAGGAGGCGCTCGGGGTCCAAGCGCAGCTACGACTTCGACCAGGAGGCCAGGGACGAGGAGTGCGACTGGGACAGACAGGGCGGCGCGGCGGCCGTGTCCAGGCCGTCGCCGCACCGGGGCTCGCCGCAGCGGAAGCGGTCGGGCAGCCGGGAGAGGAGCGGCGGCGGGAGCGGGAGCCGGAGGGCCAGCCGGTCTCCCGGGAGACGCGCGGATGGCGCTGCGGCCTCTGTGGCCACGGCGGGCTCCGGCTGCGGAGACCGCACGAGGCAGCAGCCCGGGAAGATGGTGTCCGTGCCCGCGAGGGAGAAGGGGCACGCGCCGTCGCCCGCGGCCGCGTCGGGGAAGAGGTGCGCGTCTCCGAGGTCGAGCTCTCCCGCGAGGATGGCGGCGGGGAATGAGAATGCCGGGGGTGGACCGGCGGCGGGGCCGACGCCGGTGCTCAGCCGGAGCTCGTCCAGGAAGAACGAGCAGTCTCCGTACAGGCGCAACCCCATGGCCGAGCTCGACGAGAACTCTCTCCGTAACAACAGCAACCACAGTGCCAAGCCGCAGAAG AAATCCACTGAGACTGCCGTCGCCGCGACGCCCAAGAAGGCTACGGGGCGTGGAAAGGAGCCGACGGCGGTGCCAAGCAGCTGCTCCGGGAAGGAAAAGCCGGAGATCACAGAGGACGCCGCCGTTGCGGTTGCGGCGTCTGAGACGAGAGCGCACTCGTCGAAGACGAACGCGACGTGCACGGTGAGCATCGTGGCCGAGAGCCTGACGATCCAAAGGCCCGGTGCGCAGCCAGGGTGCCGATCGCGGCGCGCGTCGCGCGACTTTGACCAAAACCCCGGCTCGTACACCACCCAGCTGCTCGAGGACATCCACAACTACCACCAGCAATCCACCTCCGCAGCTCCCTCCGCGGCCACGCCGGCGACGCCGTCCTTCTCGCTGCCGGCGTGCGTCGCCAAGGCCTGCTCCATCGTCGAGGCCGTGGCTGACCTCAACTCCTCGTCGTCCGAGAACCGCACCTACGAATACGAGCCTGGCCACTCCGCCGACGACAAAGGCTCCGTCAACGCGCCGGTCGGCAGCGACGACTTCGTCGAGCCGAGCGCCGCGCGCAAGCACCTGCTGCCGGTGCGGGACGTCCGCGCGGAAACCGAGCCTCAGGAGTCTGCTGGGAGCAACAGCGTCTCCGGCCACCCATGGACGCCCTCCTGGGAGCCCACCTCGGTCGAGTCCTCGGACCGGACGTGGAGCACCGGCGACGAGGTTGTCGAGCAGTCCGGCAGTCACGGCGGCCGCTGCATCCCGATGAACAGGCCCCGACAGAGCAAGCAGAGGCAGTGCCAGCTCGAGCCCAGTTGCCGGTCACGCGCCGGCTATGGAAAAGGTAACGGCCAGTACCGTGAACGCAGCGCTCATCGTGGCAGCGGCAGCGTGGCGAGCGGCCGGTCTGGTGTTCGAGTCGTCTCGGCGAATTCGTAG
- the LOC136467391 gene encoding uncharacterized protein isoform X2 yields the protein MQEVAGERGGYLHGRGALDSDDLLYLKEQMEAEEDAERLLRRTEKRAFAAFKKAAILADSTPAVPVALRVEPKPKSDIRQQDLLKNIVGIKPKRPKVSSPSQPTDSNKLKHGEEDSVSELSSSQNQSGLLVGEKGSSHGTVNPDHTAPRLEKTREVKQQNTAGSLLGLAYESSDEE from the exons ATGCAAGAGGTTGCTGGTGAGAGGGGAGGCTACCTTCATGGGCGAGGAG CATTGGACAGCGATGATTTGCTTTACCTGAAAGAGCAAATGGAAGCCGAGGAAGATGCCGAGCGTCTTCTTCGTCGTACTGAGAAGCGGGCATTTGCTGCTTTTAAG AAAGCAGCAATTTTAGCTGATTCTACACCTGCTGTCCCTGTGGCTCTTCGTGTTGAACCTAAACCTAAAAGTGATATAAG GCAACAAGATCTTTTGAAGAACATTGTTGGGATCAAACCAAAGCGACCAAAAGTTAGCAGCCCTTCACAGCCAACAGATAGCAATAAGCTTAAGCATGGGGAAGAAGATTCTGTCAGCGAGTTGTCTTCATCGCAGAATCAGTCGGGACTACTTGTGGGCGAGAAGGGATCATCTCATGGGACTGTGAATCCTGACCACACAGCGCCAAGGCTTGAAAAAACAAGAGAGGTGAAGCAACAGAACACAGCTGGAAGTTTGCTTGGTTTAGCCTACGAGAGTTCGGACGAAGAATAG
- the LOC136463911 gene encoding uncharacterized protein, whose protein sequence is MQASARLSSSAAFRKVIAGVSSATTRSCYRTSRGKAHAAPLPAQEPPPKGRKRISMQERRALIVEFVENYRASNEGKFPTITNICEQIGGSFYTVRPVLQEMVYNHAKLPLDNPKPAPRQVTVEVTEHLMQKDEARVAQRQVSEPSTPKDDAEVAHLMQKDEARVAERQVSVHSTPKDDAEMAHLMQKDEPRVAERQVSEHSFPKDEGKVLCREDNPKLEESVNTGLLGSLKSFAYGIRNFWKNM, encoded by the exons ATGCAGGCGTCCGCGCGCCTCTCCTCCTCCGCGGCCTTCAGGAAAG TGATAGCGGGTGTCTCTAGCGCCACCACACGGTCGTGCTACCGGACCTCCCGGGGGAAGGCTCATGCGGCGCCGCTGCCTGCGCAGGAGCCACCGCCCAAGGGGCGGAAGAGGATTTCAATGCAGGAGAGGAGGGCTTTGATAGTGGAATTCGTTGAGAA TTATAGAGCTTCAAATGAAGGCAAGTTTCCTACTATAACAAATATCTGTGAGCAAATTGGAGGCAGTTTTTACACAGTGCGTCCGGTACTTCAAGAAATGGTGTATAATCATGCAAAATTACCACTGGATAATCCTAAACCAGCTCCACGTCAAGTCACAGTTGAAGTCACTGAGCACCTCATGCAAAAGGATGAAGCCAGAGTGGCTCAAAGACAAGTTTCTGAGCCATCCACGCCCAAGGATGATGCTGAAGTGGCTCACCTCATGCAAAAGGATGAAGCCAGAGTGGCTGAAAGACAAGTTTCTGTGCATTCCACGCCCAAGGATGATGCTGAAATGGCTCACCTCATGCAAAAGGATGAACCCAGAGTGGCTGAAAGACAAGTTTCTGAGCATTCCTTCCCTAAGGATGAAGGTAAGGTGTTATGCAGAGAAGACAACCCAAAGCTTGAGGAGTCCGTGAACACAGGTCTTTTGGGCAGCCTGAAATCTTTTGCTTATGGCATCAGAAACTTCTGGAAAAATATGTAA